CCTCCACCACGGACATGGATTCGATTGACTTCCGTGCATCGCGCGAGTTGTGGGAGATGGATGGCGGCCCGATGGGCCTGGGCGTCGGCGCTGATTTTCGCCACGAGGCACAGCACGATCCGGACCTCAATCCCGATCTCGCCGCGCAGGGCTTGGGCATCGCGCATACCATCGGCAAGCGCAACGTCTATGGCGTCTACGGCGAAGTGGTGATGCCGCTGCTGCAGTCGCTGGAACTGGATCTGTCAGGGCGCTACGACCACTACTCGGACTTCGGCAGCAACGTGTCACCGAAGGCGGGCTTCAAGTGGAAGCCGATCGACATGCTGGCGATTCGCGGCACCTACTCGCAGGGTTTCCGCGCCCCGAGCTTTGCGGAAAACGGTTCGAGCGCGTCCGAAGGCTTCACCACCTATACGCCACCGTCCGACTTCCAGGCCGCCCATGGCAACAACGGCTATGTGCAGCCTTACCCGCTGGGCTTCCTCACCGCGGCCAATCCGAACATCAAGCCCGAGAAATCGGAGAGCTATACGTTCGGCATCGTGATCCAGCCTTGGCAGCCGATCAGCCTTTCGCTGGACTACTACGACATCAAGAAGTCGGGCGTGATCACCGCGGCTGATTCAAGTGCGGTACTGGATGCGTATTACGCGGGCCTGCCGTTGCCGCCGAATACGGCGGTGGTCGCGGACAATCCGGATCCACAGAACCCGGCGGCGCTGCCACGGCCGATCGTGGTCGAGGCGTTGTACGTGAACGAGAACCGGCTAGAGACGAATGGCCTGGACGCCGACCTGCGTGGCGATTTCAAGTTCAATGACGACTGGCGCTGGATCAGCGAGCTCAATGCCACGCAGATCTTCGAATGGAATCTCTATCTGCAGGACGGCTCGGAGCAGCGTTTCGTCGGCACGCATGGCCCGTACCAGCTGTCCTCGGGCGCCGGCACGCCGCGCACGCGCGCATCCTGGGCGAATACCGTGATGTGGAAGGCGCTGACGGTGACCGGCACCTTCTACTACACCAGCGGCGAATCGTTCGTCGTGCCTGATGTTTCCTCGGGATGCTTCTCCACCAACACCATCACGGGCGCGAACTTCCCCGCGGACTGCCATATGTCCTCGATCACCACGTTCGACCTCACCGGCAGCTACGACTTCAACGAGCATGTGTCCGTGTTCGGCTCGATCATGAATGCGTTCGATCGCAAGCCGCCGCTCGACCCGATCAACTACGCTGCCAACAACTACAACCCGACGTATGGTTACTCGGGCATCGTGGGGCGCTTCTTCAACCTTGGCGTGAAGGTGAAGATGTAGCCGGCCACGGGAAACGACAGGGCGGCGGACGGACATCGAGTACGCTGCCCTGTCCACTGGCATTGCCGGCGGGTGTTGCCGACAATGCCGGCATGTGCCTGATTGCCTTTGCCTGGAACCACCATCCTCGTTGGCGCCTGCTGCTGGCGGGCAATCGCGACGAATTCCATGCGCGCCCCAGCGCGCCGCTGGCCCGTTGGCCCAGTCCGGCCATCGTGGCGGGCAAGGACCTCGAAGCCGGCGGCACCTGGCTGGGCGTCACCGACGATGGCCGCTGCAGCGTGGTCACCAACGTCCGCGATCCGCGCGATCCGCAGCTTGGACGATCGCGCGGCCTACTGGCGCTGGATTACCTGGGCGGCAGCATCGACGCCACCGCACACGCCACGGCGCTGCTGGCAACCGCGGCGGATTACCGTCCCTTCAACCTGCTCACGTTCGATGCGAACGCCGCGTTCTATCTCGGCAATCGTCCGGAGCCGCGCGCGCAGGCGATCACGCCTGGCGTGCACGGCCTCTCCAATGCCGACTTCAACACGCCCTGGCCGAAGACGCGCGCCCTGATGCAGCGGATGGCGGCATGGATCGCCGACGGCGACGCCGACGATTTCGCGCCGCTGTTCGCCGCGCTCGCCGATCCCCATGGCTACCCGGACGAGCAGCTGCCGGACACGGGTATCGGGTTGGAGCGGGAGCGCTGGCTGTCCTCGGCCTTCATCAGCGGTGAGCGCTATGGCACGCGGGCGAGCACCGTGGTGGCCATCGGTTACGACGGGCGCGGCGTGGTGGTGGAGCGTCGCTTTGGTCCGTTCGGACGCGAAGAAGGCGAGACGGCCATTCCCCTGGGGCGTTAGGGTGCGCTCCCCCAAGGGAAAGGCAGCCGTCAGTCGACCTTGCCGGGAAATTCGCCGTCCACGTAGAACCAGCGGCCCCCTTCGCGCACGAAGCGGCTGATCTCGTGCATGCGTTGCGCCTTGCCGCCGCCGTAGCGCAGCCGCGCCACGAATTCCACCACGGCTTGGTCACCCGACGTCTCGTGGCGCTTCACGGTCAGCCCCAGCCAGGTCGGCGCGGGCTGCTGCGCGGCGAGCTTGAGGTGCGCGGGCCGCGTGCTGTCGTGCCAGGTCGCCAGCAGGTAATCCTCGCGCTTGAGCACGTAGGCGCTGTAACGCGAACGCATCAGTTGTTCCGCCGTGGTTGCCACGCCGCCTTCGTGCAGCAGGCCGCAGCAACGGGCATAGCCGGCGTCATTGCCACACGGGCAGGGCGTCAAGGTATCGATGGCTTGCACGTAGGGTCGCATGGCTGGCTGTGACGCGGCACGGCGCGCGCCTCTGCCGCGCATCGTGACGCCTTTTGCTCCCGAATGCCAACCAGGCGGGTGGGTGCGGGCGGAGCGGTCAGCGCCGACGTTGCCAGATGCGCATGCGGTTGTTGGCCGGCATCGCGATGTCGTCGATCAGATCGAAGCCAGCCACTTCGGCCAAGGCATCCACGGCTTCGGCGTCACGGATGCGCATGTGCGAGCCGCGGGCCTGCAGCCACTGGTCGAATTCGGCGTTGCTGTCGCTGGTGTAGCGACCGGCGTAATTGAAGGGGCCGTAGACGGTGACGATGGCATCGTCGGTGGTCACCTCGCCGAGATGATCGAACAGCAGCTCGACCTCGTCCCACCCCATGATGTGCAGCGTGTTGGCGCTGAACACCGCATCGTAGCGGTGCGAGGGCCATGCGCCGCCCACATCCAGTTCGATCGGTGGCGGCGTATTCGGCAGGCTCGCCTCGTCCAGCCACAGCCGGATGCCTGGCAGGTTTTCCTCGCGATCGGAGCATTGCCAGCGCAGGCCCGGCATGGCCCGGGCGAAATACACCGCGTGCTGGCCCGTGCCACTGCCGATCTCCAGCACGTCGCGACGATCCGCGAACGCGCCACGCAGCACATCGAGGATCGGCTCGCGGTTGCGCTCGCATGAGGGCGCGCTGGGCTTTTCCACTTACACGGGCCGTCCGCGCAGGACGCGTGCCGGCAGCATCAACAGTGCGCCAAGGAAGGCGAATGCCGCGCCGACGGTGATGCCTACCAGACGCAACGGCAGCGTCAGCAGCCACACGATGGGATACAGCACGATCGCCAACAACGCGAGCGGCCAGCAGAACACCAGCAGCAACAACCAGAGCAGGAAGGCAGCCATGGCCCGATCCTCATCCCGGAAACGGCGCCACTGTAGCCCAGCGGCGCCGTCGCGCGTAGATGACTACTTTCACCCCATCGGTTTCACGCCGATCAGCCAACCATGCAGCCAGAACGCGAATACCGCCCAGACCACCACACCGGCCACCACCACGATGACATCGCCCTTCATCGTGCCGGCCGGGTAGGTGACGCCCGCGGCGCGATCGCGGCGACGGGCGCTGATGAAATCGACCACGGCCCACAGCAGGAAGGCGCCGAACAGCACGACGTCGTGCAGCATGCCGGTGGCGAGCAGATGGCCGAAGGCCCAGGTCTTCACGCCGGCCAGCATGGGGTGGCCGAGCCTTGCCTTGAAGTGATTGCCGGGCGCGTAGGCGGCAACCACCAGGATGAAGGCGACCAGGGTGAACAGCGCGTTGAGATGACGCAGCCACATCGGCGGCATGTACAGCAGCACCGGTTGCTGCCGCGCCATGCCGAAGCCCCAGATGATCAGGGCGAATCCCGCGATGGAGACCAGCGTGTACAGGCCTTTCCAGCCCTTCTCGCCCAGCCGTGCGATCTGCCGGTTGCGCCAGTCGTTGGCGAAAATGCGGATGGAATGCACGCCGAGGAACAAGACCAGACCGAGGATCAGCACTGCCATGGGCTCACCTGTAGGGTTGGCGGAACAGCCTGATCATACGGGCAAGCGGTGTCCAGAGATGACAATGGCGCAGGCTTGCCTGTAGGACCGCACCCAGTGCGCGACCGCGACATCGCATCTCGGGACAGTCGTGGGGCATCCGGCTGGATGATGCGGGCTTGCCTGTAGGAGCGCACCCAGTGCGCGACCGCGACATCGCATCCCGCGTCGGGCGTGGGTCTCCGCCAGGTGGGTCGCGCAGTGGATGCGCTCCTGCAAAAAGGGGAGTGAATCGAAACCTTCAGTTCGGCTGCGCCAGCGCCAGCAACACGATGGAACCTTCGGCCAGTTCGAACGGGCTGCGATCCGGCAGCCACGCATCGCCTGCCTGAAGATCGCCATCGATGGTCGTCACGGTGCCGCGCGCGACATACAGCAGCACGCACGACGGATCCGGCTCATGACTCCCGGCCTGCGTGAGTGCGCGCACCTCGCCACGTCCCCATGCGCGGCGGATCATCAGGTTGAAATCCTGCGTCGCGCCGCCGGCCATGGTCACTTCCACGCGTGCTTCGCCCGAAAACGCGAACGGCTCAAAGGGAACGACCAGCGCGTGCTCGCGTGCACCGTCGAGTGTCATGGTGAAACCATCGCCTTCCAGCAGCACGATCTGACGATCGATGCCGGGAAACGTCGAGAACGGCGCCGCACTGTTCACCTCGGCCACGCTCACGCGCCAGAGGAAATCGTCATTGCCCGCGTCGGTGGGAAAGCGCGCGATCTCGCGCGTGGTGCCCATGCCGTTCTTCCACGGCTGCGGTTGCGTATCGGACCTGCGGATGACGTGGAAGCTCATGCCACTTTCTCGATGACGCGGGTGAAGGGCGGCAGCGCCCTGAGCATGCGCTCGCCGTAGCGTTTGAGCACCACGCGCCGATCCAGCAGCACGATGCGGCCGCGGTCGGTTTCCGTGCGGATCAGGCGGCCGCAGTACTGCGTAAGCAGGCGCGTCGCTTCGGGCACGGTGACTTCGATGAAGGGATTGCGCCCGCGCGATTCCAGCCATTCCGCATAGGTCGCGCCGACGGGATCGGTGGGGACGGCGAACGGCAGCTGCGTGATCACCACGGTTTCGCAGAGCTTGCCCGGCAGGTCGAGACCTTCGCCGAACGACGCGAGGCCGAACAGCGTGCTGCCCTTGCCGGCTTCGATATCGGCGATGTGTTCGGCCACCAGCTGCGCCTTGCCGAGCGAGCCCTGCGCGCGCACCTTGCGCACGTATTCGATCGGCAGCTTCTGCAGCACGCGATCGAGCTTCATGCGCGAGGTGAACAGCACGAGGTTGCCGGCCGACCAATCGAGATTCGCGGCGAGCCAGTCGCAGATTTCCTGCACGTGCTCTTCGCGCGCATCGGGCAGGGCGCGCAGGGCAGGCACTTCCAGTCGAGCCTGCGCAGCGAGGTCGAACGGCGAGGGCAGGCTCAGTGTCACGGCTTCGTCCGGCAGTCCCACCGCATCGGCAAAACCGCGGAAATTGCCGCCCGCGCTCAGTGTCGCGGAGGTCATCACCACTGCGCTCGCATTGCCCCACAGCACGCTGCGCAGCAGTCCGCCGGCCGACACGGACGACGCGTGGCAGATCAGTTGCTGGTCGGCACTCATGGTCACCCAGCGCGCCAGCGGCGGCGCATTTTCGCCATCCGATGCCGACCATGCACGCCACGTGCGCAGCTGGCGATCGATGCGCTCCAGCGCCATGCCCAGCTCGCGCGACAGCGCTTCGTGCGTGGGGCCGCTCTCGGTCATCTCCAGCACCGCGCGGCGCACGGCGCCCACCCAGCGTTCGATCTCGCCGGTAAACACATAGAGCGCACGCGCGTGCTCCACCCAGGCCTCCGGCAACTGGCCGAGCGAGCCGCGATACATCGGCTCGTCGTCGTCGGGCGAGGGCAGCCAGCCGAGGCGGATTTCCTTTTCCAGTTCTTCCAGCGCGTCGCTGAGTTCCTGCAGCTTCTGGTCGCCGGCATCCAGCGCGAGCTTGCCGATCACTTCCTTGTCGGTGAGCGAATACGCGGCGTGGATCTGCCGGCCCAGGCGGCTCAGCTGGCGCACGGCGGCATTCATGTAGACCTCGGCGGCGCCGCGATCGATCGCCTTGCCTGGCACGTGGTGGCCTTCGTCAAAGATGTACAGCGTCTCGTCGGGTTTGGGCAGGATCACGCCGCCGAAACCGTCCTCTTCGCGCGGCATGGTGAGGTCGGCCAGCACCAGGTCCTGGTTGGCCACGATGATGTCGGCGTCGCCCACGGCGCGGCGTGCGGCGAAGAACGGACAATTCATGAACATCCCGCACTTGCGACCCGTGCAGCCGCCCGCGCTGGTGGTGATCATGGGGCGCAGCACGTCGCTGATCGGTTCGGGCGCCGCATCGATGTCGCCATCCCATTCGTGGCGATCGAACAGGTCGGCCAGCTTGGACAAGGCCTTCTTGTCGCGCTCCTGCGGCGGCTTGCTCCACAGCGCGAGATCCGCATCGAAGCCCAGGCCCATCTGGGCCGTCTCGTTGAGACTGTTGCTGGCCATGGCGAGATTGCGCGGGCACAGGTAGCGGCCGCGGCCCTTGGCCAGCGCGACCTTCGCCTCGGTGCCATTGAGCTTGAGATAGAGCGGGATATCGCGCTGGACCAGCTGCTCCTGCAGCGCCACGGTAGCCGTGGCAATCAGCAGCTTCTTCTTCTGCGCCCGCGCCACTTCCGCGCCGGCGATCAGATAGGCCATTGACTTGCCGGTGCCGGTCGGCGCCTCGATCACCGCCGCGCCACCTTCCTGCGCCAGGGCCTTGGCCACCTCGGCGATCATCTTTCCCTGCGACGCGCGCGCACGAAAGCCCGGCAGGCCTTCTTTCAGGCGCGTATAGGCGGCGCGGATCGCGTCTTTGGTGGTGTCGGTGAGCATGCGGCGAATGGGCGCGTGGTGTCGCGTCGGTCGTGCATTCTCTCATGCCCGGACCGGGTCTGCCGGATCGTGCGGAAAACCCAGCCCCGGCACCGTCTTGCGCAAAAAAGGAAGGGCCGGCTAGGCCGGCCCTTCCACCCCAAGCTCCCGGGCTGCCACCCAGGTCAGAAGTTGTAGTTGAAACCCGCGTAGTAGGCGCGGCCGATCGCGTCGTACAGGCCCGAGCCGAAGCCCGTGCCGAACAGGTTGGTCGGCGGATCACGGTCGAACACGTTGGTGACGCCGCCATAGACCTGCCAGCCACTGTTCGGGAACGCATAGCTGACACGGGCATCGTTGAAGAAGCCTGCGCCGGCCTTGATCGGCGTGGTCTGCGTCGGGTTCGACTGGTAGCTCTCGTTGCTCACACGCAGCATCGAAGAGAAATAGCGCATGTTCCAATTGAACACCCAGTGGTTCCACGAGTACGTGGTGAAGAGCACCGCCTTCCATTTCGGATAACCCAGCGTGCCGTTGTCCTGGATGGTCGAGTCCGGATCATCCTGGAACGGATGCTCGGTGAACGCGATCACCTTGGTGGCGTCGAGGTTGAATTTCAGCGTGCCGCTGCCCACCTGGGTCGAATAGTAGGCGCCAATGTCCACGCCCGAGGTGCTGAGGGCCGAGATGTTCTGGTTGAGCGAACGGATCGACACCAGCTCATGCGACGCCGGATCGCGCGATGCATTCAGGCAGTAGATGTTGCTGATGCCGCTCGGCGCATCGACGCAGCGGTCGGCGATGTCCGAGCCGCCCGGCGCGGTGATCGCGTTGGTCAGCTTGATGTTCCAGTAGTCCAGCGTCAGCCCGAAGCCGTCGAGGAAGCGGGGCGTGATCACCATGCCCGCGGTCCAGGTACGACCCTGTTCCGGCTTCAGATCCGGATTGCTTCCCGACAGGCCTTGGATGGACGAGGTACGGGTGGACTGCCAGCCTGCCGGAATACCCAGCGCTCCACAGTTTGCGGCACGCACCGACGGGTCCTTGCCGTTCTTCAACTCGTTGGCCGAGCAGGGGTCGGTCACCGTGAAGAAGTTCTGTGACAGGCCACCGAACAGCTCACCGATGTTCGGCGCGCGCACGGCGCTGGACATGGTGCCGCGCAGACGCAGATCGTCGACGATCGACCAGTCGAGGCCCCAGCGCCATGCCTTGGTGTGGCCGATGGTGCTGTAGTCGGAGAAGCGTGCCGCCGCGTCGAAGGTCAGGTTCTGTGCGAACGGACGGCCGGAGATCAGCGGCAGCGCCGTTTCGATATAGCCTTCCTTCACGTTGTAGTCGCCGCTCGAACTCGGGATGGCGTTGAGGAAGGTCAGGCCCTGCTGGTCGAGCGGATCGGTGGTCTGGCTGCTGGTCTCGCGACGGTATTCGATGCCTGCGGCCACGCTGGCGGCGCCCGCCTCGAACGGCATCTGGAACAGGTTGTTATTGGTGACCGAGCCGCCACCCACGAACTGCGTCAGACGCGAAGAAGTGGTCGTGGTGGTGTTGAACCACTGCGCCGCCGCTGGATTGATCACGCCAGCGCCGAAGATGCTGGTGGGCACGCAGCCGCCACCCAGGGCGATCGGATCGAGTACGCCGCCACGGGTGTTCTGCGCCACGTTGATGTGGTTCGGGTTGACGTAGTTCGGGTTGATGGTGGAGCGGCAGACGATGTTGCCGGTCTTTGGATCGCGCACTGCATCGATGGATGCAAAGAAGCGGTCGTGGATGCGATTGTTGAGATTGTGGCGCGTCTCGTCCGTCACGCCGTAGTTCAGCGAGGCGTCGTACTGCCAGTCGCTGGCGATCACGCCGTTGGCGCCAAACACGGCACGCGAGGTGTCGCGCTTGGTATCTTCGCCGCGCACGCCGGCATCGCCGTCGATGCGGGAGACGCGGATCGACTTCAGCTTGTTAGCGTCCATCAGCGCGGCAAGATCCGGTGTGATGTAGGCGTTATCGCGTGTGATGACGTAACCGCGGCCACCGGCGCGCGTGCTGTCGAAGGCCGGCGACGAATACGTCTTGACGTCGACGTGGCTGTAGGTGCCTTCGGCGTACAGGCGATGGTCCGGCGTGATGTCGTAGCTGGCGAGGGCGCTCAGCGTGGTGCGGCCGTACTTCGGCTGCAGTTGCACGTACTGGTTGTTGTCCGAACGATCGCAGTCCTGGCACTGGGCGGCGTTGTCGTAGATGCCGTCGAAACGCTGCTTGCGGATGGTGCCATCCGGGTTGAACACGTAGCGCTTGGTGATGTCGGTGGTGCCGCCGAGCGAGAAGGTGCCGGCGTCGATGCGGTTGTAGCCGCCCGCGTTGTTGAACAGTGCGGTATCGGTCGGGCCATTCGGCGTCTTGATCGTCGCGTAGGCCTTATGGCCGAAGCGGTCGCGAAACATCAGGTTGTCCTGGTCGCTATGCTCCACCGATGCCGCGATGTTGCCGCGGTTGTCAGCGAAGTTCATGCCGCCGGTGAGTGAGAACAGGCCCTTGTTGAAGTTGCCGTGTTCCGACGTGCCGAGCTGCGCATGCAGGTTGGCGCCCTGGTAATTCTTCTTGAGGATGAAGTTGACCACGCCGGTCACGGCATCCGCACCGTAAACGGCCGAGGCGCCACCGGTGATGATTTCCACGCGTTCGACCCAGTCGGCGGGGATGAGTTTAAGTCGACCGCGGTGTCGCCCGCGCTGGAGCCCACGAAGCGGCGACCGTTCACCAGGACCAGAGTGCGGCTGGTGCCCAGGTTGCGCAGGTCCTGCTGAGCCACGCCAGCCGTGCCGATGAAGCGGCCCGAGTTGCCCATGGTGAAGGTGGTGGACAGCTGCGGCATGGTGGTCATCAGGTCGCCAATGTTGACGGCGCCGGTGGCCTTGATCTCAGCCGCGGTCAGCACGCTGATCGGGGTGGGCGAGATCACGTTGGGATTGGAAATACGCGTGCCGGTGACGGTGACCGTCTCCAGATTGGCTGCCTTCTTGGCATCCGCACCGGCGTCGGCGTTGGCTGCGTCCTGCGCCATGACGGGGCCTGCGAGGGCCGCCATACAGGCCAGCGCGAGCAGATTACGGGTATGGGTGAAAGAGTGTTTCATGGACCGCCTCCCTACGGTTTGGGTTTTTTGAGGCCGACAAAACACGTCGCCACCTCGGCGAGGTGGGCGCGGTCGGCATTGGGGATTCGCAACCTGTTGCGGGGTAACAGCAGGTTTTTACGATTCGATCACAAATGGCTGTCGCATGGCTGACGACAACGCTGTCTTTTTCGGAAGCAAACTGCGTCGCGTGCTGTCATCGGCGCACGACGGTGATCGAAGGGATTGGCGAGGGAATACGGTTCAGTGCGTTGCGTTGATCTGCCGCGCTACTGCTTCCGCCACGCGGATGCCGTCGACGGCGGCCGACAGGATGCCGCCCGCATAACCCGCGCCTTCGCCGGCAGGGTAGAGGCCTTGCGTGTTGAGGCTCTGGTAGTCCTCGCCGCGGCGGATGCGTACCGGCGAGGAGGTGCGGGTTTCCACGCCGGTGAGCACGGCATCGCGCATGGCGAAGCCCTTGATCTGGCGATCGAAGGCCGGCAGTGCTTCGCGGATCGCTTCGATGGCGTAGTCGGGCAGGGCGGGTGCGAGGTCGGTGAGGCGCACGCCGGGCTTGTAGGAGGGTTGCACGCTGCCGAATTCCGACGAGGGTTTGCCCGACAGGAAATCGCCGACCAGCTGACCTGGTGCGCTGTAGTCGCGTCCGCCGAGCTCGTAGGCGCGAGACTCCAGCGCACGCTGCAGGGCGATGCCGGCAAGCGGGCTGCCGCTGTCATCGAAGGCGGCGAAATCCTTGGGATCGATGCCGACCACGATGGCCGCGTTGGCATTGCGCTCGTTGCGCGAATATTGGCTCATGCCGTTGGTGACGACGCGCTCGGGTTCCGATGCCGCTGCCACCACCGTGCCGCCGGGGCACATGCAGAAGCTGTATACCGAGCGTCCGTTCTTGCAGTGGTGCACCAGCTTGTAATCGGCGGCGCCGAGGATCGGATGCCCGGCCTGAGGGCCGAAGCGCGCCTGGTCGATGATGGACTGCGGGTGTTCCACGCGGAAGCCGATCGAGAACGGCTTGGCTTCCATGTACACGCCGCGTTCGTGCAGCTGGAAGAAGGTGTCGCGCGCGCTGTGGCCCACCGCGAGCACCACGTGATCGCTCAGCAGCTGCTCGCCGCTGGCGAGTACCACGCCGCGGATCTGGCGCTTACCGTCGGTCTCGGTGTCGACGAGGAAATCATCCACGCGTTGCGAGAAGCGGATCTCGCCGCCCAGCGAATCGATGGTCGCGCGCATGTTCTCCACCATCGTGACGAGGCGGAAAGTGCCGATGTGCGGCTTGCTGACGTAGAGGATTTCCTCCGGCGCGCCGGCCAGCACGAACTCGTTGAGCACCTTGCGGCCATGGTGGTGCGGATCGGAAATCTGGCTGTGCAGCTTGCCGTCGGAGAACGTGCCCGCGCCGCCCTCGCCGAACTGCACGTTGGATTCGGGCTCCAGCTTGCGCTTGCGCCACAGGCCCCAGGTATCCACGGTGCGTTCGCGCACCGCCTTGCCGCGGTCGAGGATGATGGGCCGGTAGCCCATCTGCGCGAGCAACAGGCCGGCGAACAGGCCGCATGGTCCCATGCCGATCACGATGGGGCGCTGGGCCAGGTTTTCCGGCGCTTTCGCCACGAAGTGGTAGCCGGTGTCTGGCGTGGGCTGGACGTGCTTGTCGTCGGCGTGACGCTTGAGCACGCCCGCCTCGTCGGCCACCTCCACGTCGAGCGTGTAGATCAGCTGGATGGCGCCGCGCTTGCGCGCGTCGTAGCCGCGGCGGAACACGGTGACCTGGCGCACCGCATCCTTGCCAAGGCCGAGCTTCGCGCGCACGGCAGCTTCGATCGCCCCTTCGGGGTGCTCGAGCGGTAGCTTGATGTCGGTGAGTCGGATCATGCGGGGAGGGCGTCGGACGTGGATAGTCCGGCATTTTCGCATGGCCGGGCGGTGGGGCGGAGATAAGGGCCGCGGTCGCGCACTGGGTGCGCTCCTGGAGGGGGCAACGCGGCCCTGGGAGTGATTACCCCTCGGCCGCGATCTTGCGCAGCGTCTGCTCGAACACTTCGGGCGGCTGGCCGCCCTGGATCAGGTAGCGGTCGTTGATGATTACCGACGGCACCGCGCGGACGCCCTGCGACTGGTAGAACTGTTCCTGCGCGCGCACGTCCTGCGCATAGCGGCCTTCGGCCAGCACATGGCGCGCCTCGACCGGGTCGAGGCCCACCTGCGCCGCCACATCCACCAGTACATCGCGCGAGCTCACGTCGCGGCCGTCGGTGAAATAGGCCGCGAGCAACGCTTGCTTCAGCTCGGGCTGGCGTCCCTGCAAAGCGGCCCAGTGCAGCAGGCGGTGCGCGTCGAAGGTATTCACGATGCGCTTGCGCTTGTCCATGTTGAAGGTGAAGCCCACATCGGCGCCGCGCTGGCGGATCGCCTCCTGGTTCTGCGCCATCTGCTCGGGCGTGCTGCCGTACTTGCGCGCCAGGTGTTCCACCACGTCTTCGCCTTCCGGCGCCATCTGCGGGTTGAGCTCGAACGGCTGGAAATGCATGTCGACCGTGACGTCGCTGCCCATGCTGGCGAGCGCCTTCTCCAGCGACTTCAGGCCGACGGCGCACCAGGGGCACACCACGTCGGAGACGAAATCGATCTTGAGATTGGCGGGGGTGGACATGGACGAATCCTCTGAACAGGTCCGTCTTCAGTGGGTGCGGGCCGCCCCACAATCAAGGGCGAGGAGGGCGCGCTGGCGCCGCTCCCCGTCGTGCGTCGGGCTCAGGGCTTGCCGATGAAGTCCGTTTTGCCCAGGTCGGCGCCGGCCTCGCGCAGGATGGCGTAGGCGGTGGTGCAGTGGAAGAACAGGTTCGGCAGCACGAAGTGCAACAGGTAGCCCTCGCCTTCGAAATGCTGCTCGCCGTTGCGCGTCTTGATGGTGACAGCGCGGGTTTCGCTGCCGTCGATCTGGTCGGCCTTGAAACTCTTGATGTAGTCGAGCGCGCGCTCGATGCGTGCGTGCAGTTCGGCGAAGCTGGTTTCGTTGTCCTCGAACTTCAGCGGATCCACGCCGGCCAGGCGCGCGGTGCCGTTCTTCGCCATGTCGGTGGCGATCTGCACCTGGCGCGTGAGCGGCAGCATGTCGGCGGTGAGGCGCGCCTGCAGCAGCAGCGCGGGATCGTACTTGCGGGCCTCGGCATGCGCTTCGCCTTTGCGCAACACGTGCTGCAGGTTGCTCAGTGCGCGCAGGAAGACGGGAACGGAAGCCTGGTACATCGACAAAGTCATGGGGAATGCTCCGGTGGTTCGGGGGTGGTAACAGTGCCTTGAAGCGTCACTACCGAGGAAAGCTCGCCAGCCACGCCGGCATCCGCTGGGGCGTCAGCCTTCGCCAGGTCGCCGGCATGCCTGGTAACGC
The window above is part of the Dyella jiangningensis genome. Proteins encoded here:
- a CDS encoding TonB-dependent receptor domain-containing protein, encoding MEIITGGASAVYGADAVTGVVNFILKKNYQGANLHAQLGTSEHGNFNKGLFSLTGGMNFADNRGNIAASVEHSDQDNLMFRDRFGHKAYATIKTPNGPTDTALFNNAGGYNRIDAGTFSLGGTTDITKRYVFNPDGTIRKQRFDGIYDNAAQCQDCDRSDNNQYVQLQPKYGRTTLSALASYDITPDHRLYAEGTYSHVDVKTYSSPAFDSTRAGGRGYVITRDNAYITPDLAALMDANKLKSIRVSRIDGDAGVRGEDTKRDTSRAVFGANGVIASDWQYDASLNYGVTDETRHNLNNRIHDRFFASIDAVRDPKTGNIVCRSTINPNYVNPNHINVAQNTRGGVLDPIALGGGCVPTSIFGAGVINPAAAQWFNTTTTTSSRLTQFVGGGSVTNNNLFQMPFEAGAASVAAGIEYRRETSSQTTDPLDQQGLTFLNAIPSSSGDYNVKEGYIETALPLISGRPFAQNLTFDAAARFSDYSTIGHTKAWRWGLDWSIVDDLRLRGTMSSAVRAPNIGELFGGLSQNFFTVTDPCSANELKNGKDPSVRAANCGALGIPAGWQSTRTSSIQGLSGSNPDLKPEQGRTWTAGMVITPRFLDGFGLTLDYWNIKLTNAITAPGGSDIADRCVDAPSGISNIYCLNASRDPASHELVSIRSLNQNISALSTSGVDIGAYYSTQVGSGTLKFNLDATKVIAFTEHPFQDDPDSTIQDNGTLGYPKWKAVLFTTYSWNHWVFNWNMRYFSSMLRVSNESYQSNPTQTTPIKAGAGFFNDARVSYAFPNSGWQVYGGVTNVFDRDPPTNLFGTGFGSGLYDAIGRAYYAGFNYNF
- a CDS encoding NAD(P)/FAD-dependent oxidoreductase codes for the protein MIRLTDIKLPLEHPEGAIEAAVRAKLGLGKDAVRQVTVFRRGYDARKRGAIQLIYTLDVEVADEAGVLKRHADDKHVQPTPDTGYHFVAKAPENLAQRPIVIGMGPCGLFAGLLLAQMGYRPIILDRGKAVRERTVDTWGLWRKRKLEPESNVQFGEGGAGTFSDGKLHSQISDPHHHGRKVLNEFVLAGAPEEILYVSKPHIGTFRLVTMVENMRATIDSLGGEIRFSQRVDDFLVDTETDGKRQIRGVVLASGEQLLSDHVVLAVGHSARDTFFQLHERGVYMEAKPFSIGFRVEHPQSIIDQARFGPQAGHPILGAADYKLVHHCKNGRSVYSFCMCPGGTVVAAASEPERVVTNGMSQYSRNERNANAAIVVGIDPKDFAAFDDSGSPLAGIALQRALESRAYELGGRDYSAPGQLVGDFLSGKPSSEFGSVQPSYKPGVRLTDLAPALPDYAIEAIREALPAFDRQIKGFAMRDAVLTGVETRTSSPVRIRRGEDYQSLNTQGLYPAGEGAGYAGGILSAAVDGIRVAEAVARQINATH
- a CDS encoding DsbA family oxidoreductase: MSTPANLKIDFVSDVVCPWCAVGLKSLEKALASMGSDVTVDMHFQPFELNPQMAPEGEDVVEHLARKYGSTPEQMAQNQEAIRQRGADVGFTFNMDKRKRIVNTFDAHRLLHWAALQGRQPELKQALLAAYFTDGRDVSSRDVLVDVAAQVGLDPVEARHVLAEGRYAQDVRAQEQFYQSQGVRAVPSVIINDRYLIQGGQPPEVFEQTLRKIAAEG
- a CDS encoding DUF1993 domain-containing protein; translation: MTLSMYQASVPVFLRALSNLQHVLRKGEAHAEARKYDPALLLQARLTADMLPLTRQVQIATDMAKNGTARLAGVDPLKFEDNETSFAELHARIERALDYIKSFKADQIDGSETRAVTIKTRNGEQHFEGEGYLLHFVLPNLFFHCTTAYAILREAGADLGKTDFIGKP